The following coding sequences lie in one Xanthomonas hyacinthi genomic window:
- a CDS encoding LysR substrate-binding domain-containing protein, whose protein sequence is MLKISLDALQIIDAIDRRGSFSAAGKALYKVPSTISYTVAKLEQDLGVQLFERLGPKVALTAAGAELLREGRHLLRAAGDLELRVRRVASGWETEFALGLDSVFAPDCLAEDVAAFYAVADQTRLRILQESLSGTWEALLDRRVDLLLGAAGEGPGGGGYVAEAFGTLAFVFVVAPTHPLAQAAEPLGRSQLAEHRAIAVADSARRLLPRTVGLLFGQDALTVPDMRSKYRLQLAGLGFGFLPEPYARAALARGALLRKQVEEPKPDELFQLAWRSGEEGAALAWWRARMRQPGVFEAWLARLQLRLD, encoded by the coding sequence ATGCTCAAGATCAGCCTCGACGCATTGCAGATCATCGACGCCATCGACCGCCGCGGCTCGTTCTCGGCCGCCGGCAAGGCGCTGTACAAGGTGCCGTCGACGATTTCCTACACGGTGGCCAAGCTGGAGCAGGACCTGGGCGTGCAGCTGTTCGAACGCCTGGGGCCGAAAGTGGCGCTCACCGCGGCCGGGGCCGAGCTGTTGCGCGAGGGCCGGCACCTGCTGCGCGCGGCCGGCGATCTGGAGCTGCGGGTGCGCCGCGTCGCCTCCGGCTGGGAGACCGAGTTCGCGCTGGGCCTGGATTCGGTGTTCGCGCCGGACTGCCTGGCCGAGGACGTGGCCGCGTTCTATGCGGTGGCCGACCAGACCCGGCTGCGGATCCTGCAGGAATCGCTGTCCGGCACCTGGGAGGCGCTGCTGGACCGGCGCGTGGACCTGCTGCTCGGCGCGGCCGGGGAGGGACCCGGCGGCGGCGGCTATGTCGCCGAAGCGTTCGGCACGCTGGCGTTCGTGTTCGTGGTCGCGCCCACGCATCCGCTGGCGCAGGCGGCCGAGCCGCTCGGCCGCAGCCAGCTGGCCGAGCATCGGGCGATCGCGGTCGCCGATTCGGCGCGGCGGCTGCTGCCGCGCACGGTCGGGCTGTTGTTCGGCCAGGATGCGCTGACCGTGCCGGACATGCGCAGCAAGTACCGCCTGCAGTTGGCCGGGCTGGGCTTCGGTTTCCTGCCGGAACCCTACGCGCGGGCGGCGCTGGCGCGCGGTGCGCTGCTGCGCAAGCAGGTCGAGGAACCGAAACCGGACGAGCTGTTCCAGCTGGCGTGGCGCAGTGGCGAGGAGGGCGCGGCGCTGGCCTGGTGGCGCGCGCGCATGCGCCAGCCTGGCGTGTTCGAGGCGTGGCTGGCGCGCTTGCAGTTGCGATTGGACTGA